One genomic window of Bombus fervidus isolate BK054 chromosome 14, iyBomFerv1, whole genome shotgun sequence includes the following:
- the LOC139994189 gene encoding uncharacterized protein, with the protein MISTSWIFFLVVTISSNSVQQPIFFKNPFKGLNGIVPRINAYNRNEIRAVYYYDQTVAVVDLGTNNELHNCNLIEVYEQEEANEVLRNLTSTAVPQLVSFEQMTKLMQQCELLDKIQHDKLSTGMSSTENKSSHSVGSVLSLLSGILPGTKWCGTGDIAENYHDLGHEVQIDRCCRSHDLCPVKIRAQQTRYNLTNYSIYTKSHCVCDEALYHCLKATTNPTAQVMGRIYFNVIKVPCIEDVSEDTLDKHTSIRIGRRFIPVQMNY; encoded by the exons ATGATCTCCACGAGTTGGATATTCTTCTTGGTTGTGACCATCAGCTCTAATAGTGTTCAGCAGCCGATATTCTTCAAAAATCCTTTCAAAGGACTGAATGGTATTGTTCCGAGGATTAACGCGTACAATAGAAACGAGATTAGAGCCGTTTATTACTATGACCAGACTGTGGCGGTGGTCGATCTCGGAACAAACAACGAACTACATAATTGCAACCTGATCGAAGTATA TGAGCAAGAAGAGGCTAATGAAGTTTTAAGAAATCTGACGTCAACTGCAGTTCCGCAGCTGGTATCCTTCGAGCAAATGACGAAGCTCATGCAACAGTGCGAGTTATTGGACAAAATCCAGCACGATAAGTTATCCACTGGAATGTCCAGCACTGAGAACAAAAGTAGTCATAGTGTGGGTAGCGTGTTGTCTCTTCTCTCAGGCATCTTGCCag GTACAAAATGGTGCGGCACCGGAGACATCGCTGAGAACTACCACGATTTAGGTCATGAAGTTCAAATTGATAG ATGTTGTCGCAGTCATGATCTTTGTCCTGTAAAAATCCGAGCTCAACAAACGCGATACAATCTCAccaattattctatatataccaa ATCGCACTGTGTGTGTGACGAGGCGCTGTACCATTGTTTAAAAGCTACGACGAATCCGACGGCGCAAGTAATGGGTCGTATATACTTCAATGTAATAAAAGTACCTTGCATTGAGGATGTATCAGAGGATACTCTGGACAAACATACTTCCATAAGAATAGGACGACGATTTATTCCTGTtcaaatgaattattaa
- the LOC139994185 gene encoding uncharacterized protein has product MEIEESTKEDTVEVIRENVRELVHTERGKNRTETWNKNRVALGNIMTNSSFTTEFVVEKAKALKKRTLSIEEYGQLQNALLQSEDNVNSFLKVNNILFALVRDLSNNNNALKLCAASCSCNIALGNTKACTALTKSIGPYLVTELDTLNYPLLEVCIWTMGNLISGSNKAFEIFHAQDCLKYIISLMHNCDNIIVPSVAYTAMHYVHIGFKYIQDNEMIELANATIRRTLSFEDPYLIWLLALLSSQQSCNSSVYNVVPLIVDYLYQNNTNNFTFITACIRILANTVQETSGQLAKFLLENPKYSQSDLEILINKLLSCQYIHIRKETLWLIGNLYNHNSFDIKKMIENIIPRLSFLKQAILSTTQQYQ; this is encoded by the exons ATGGAGATAGAAGAATCAACTAAAGAAGATACTGTCGAGGTTATTAGGGAAAATGTGAGAGAATTGGTTCACACGGAAAGAGGGAAAAATCGTACGGAAACATGGAACAAAAATCGTGTGGCTTTAGGAAACATTATGACGAATTCGTCATTTACAACAGAATTCGTTGTTGAAAAAGCAAAAGCTCTTAAAAAGAGAACATTATCTATTGAAGAGTATGGTCAACTCCAAAACGCTCTCCTTCAG AGCGAGGACAatgttaattcttttttaaaagtGAACAATATCTTATTTGCTTTGGTACGTGatttatctaataataataatgcatTGAAGTTATGTGCTGCTAGCTGTTCCTGTAATATAGCACTTGGAAATACTAAGGCATGTACTGCATTAACCAAAAGCATTGGACCATATCTTGTTACAGAATTAGATACTTTAAACTATCCTTTATTG GAAGTTTGTATATGGACGATGGGAAATCTGATTTCAGGAAGCAATAAAgcatttgaaattttccatgCCCAAGATtgcttaaaatatattatatcccTGATGCATAACTGTGATAATATAATCGTGCCTTCAGTAGCCTATACAGCCATGCATTATGTGCATATTGGTTTTAAATACATCCA AGATAATGAGATGATTGAACTTGCTAATGCTACCATAAGAAGAACTCTTTCATTCGAAGATCCATACCTTATTTGGTTGCTAGCATTATTATCTTCACAACAATCTTGTAACTCCTCTGTATATAATGTAGTACCTTTGATAGTGGATTATTTGTatcaaaataatacaaacaaCTTCACATTT ATTACAGCATGTATAAGAATATTGGCTAATACTGTACAAGAGACATCCGGACAATTGGCAAAATTTCTATTAGAAAATCCAAAATATTCTCAATCGGATTTAGAGATATTGATCAATAAATTGCTTTCATgccaatatatacatatcagAAAAGAAACATTATGGTTAATAG GTAATCTTTATAATCACAATTCTTTTGACATTAAGAAAATGATAGAAAACATCATTCCTCGATTGTCATTCTTGAAACAAGCAATTTTATCTACAACTCAGCAGTATCAATAG
- the Hdm gene encoding meiosis specific with OB domains hold'em, translating into MSGVCKHALKSLRPGMQNAFVIGIIVNSFNMKTIDATRTRFNNGDRGVWTFTLRDSKEDSINVTVWGSTLFVRRLTSTFHIGSVVEVINPKVLERRLEDRNEAFVPWVSSSCSLTVNEGNSLVQIHDAPTRAEYEPLLMLPIKKLTGLRTLKSIFENLEALRDQYVDTLVAVTFVSDIRNAITRDGKSIKFRNFEAVDGSTDKVASLVLWENEWIERAALWEPKRIVLLLVDARIAYDNFKKKTLLSIARKTMITENPDIPQCTAIRNTVQCYDNDIMSGNFATPNPDTITNVMTIREISEKLNKKPKQGERIQFATILKAYVMDINVETLSPGILSIRCALCKKVIDDNRDSCMNLECPSGNGTRVPLNTISLNLKVNLKDNTGYLIGCRLSGDAAERVLGCTANEFQGMILPQRTELKWKYALEKCDVRLHVLGPTATFPNAIYNILSIYRIQEDEDEDEDTGLVNDLVSNDF; encoded by the exons ATGTCGGGCGTGTGTAAACATGCATTAAAATCTTTGCGTCCTGGAATGCAAAATGCGTTTGTAATCGGCATAATTGTAAACAGTTTCAACATGAAAACGATCGATGCTACACGTACGAGat ttaaCAATGGTGATCGAGGCGTATGGACGTTTACGTTACGCGATTCAAAAGAAGATTCTATAAATGTAACTGTATGGGGCAGTACTCTATTTGTTAGAAGATTAACTTCCACTTTTCATATTGGGAGCGTAG TGGAAGTTATAAATCCAAAAGTGTTGGAGCGACGTTTAGAGGACAGGAACGAGGCGTTTGTACCGTGGGTGTCCAGCTCGTGCAGTCTAACGGTGAACGAGGGCAACTCGCTAGTGCAAATTCATGACGCACCAACACGCGCAGAATATGAACCTTTGCTGATGCTCCCGATTAAGAAGCTGACTGGCCTGCGAACTCTGAAAAGCATTTTTGAAAACTTGGAAGCGCTACGCGATCAATATGTCGACACCTTAGTAGCTGTTACTTTT GTCAGTGATATTCGAAACGCAATAACACGCGACGGAAAGAGTATAAAGTTTCGTAACTTTGAGGCAGTGGACGGATCAACGGACAAAGTAGCGTCCTTAGTACTTTGGGAAAATGAATGGATCGAAAGAGCTGCGTTATGGGAACCAAAACGTATTGTGCTTCTCCTCGTGGATGCTCGTATCGCGTACgataatttcaagaaaaaaacTCTTTTATCTATAG CTAGAAAAACAATGATCACCGAGAATCCTGATATACCGCAATGCACAGCCATAAGAAACACGGTGCAGTGTTATGATAATGATATTATGTCTGGAAATTTCGCGACACCAAATC CTGATACAATTACAAATGTAATGACCATAAGAGAAATTTCTGAAAAACTGAATAAAAAACCGAAACAAGGAGAAAGGATTCAATTCGCTACGATTTTAAAGGCATACGTAATGGATATAAATGTGGAGACCTTAAGCCCTGGAATACTATCGATTAGatg CGCTTTATGTAAAAAAGTCATTGATGATAATCGAGATTCGTGTATGAATCTCGAATGTCCATCAGGCAATGGAACTCGCGTTCCTCTAAACACGATAAGCCTCAATTTAAAAGTCAATTTAAAAGACAACACAGGTTATCTTATTGGCTGTCGATTGTCCGGAGATGCGGCTGAACGTGTTCTTGGTTGCACAGCTAATGAGTTTCAg GGAATGATACTTCCTCAACGCACCGAATTAAAGTGGAAATATGCACTGGAAAAGTGTGACGTACGTTTGCACGTACTTGGTCCTACAGCCACGTTTCCGAAtgctatatataatattctatcgaTTTATCGAATTCAAGAAGACGAAGATGAGGATGAAGATACTGGACTGGTTAACGACCTTGTCTCGAACGACTTTTAA
- the Alphasnap gene encoding alpha-soluble NSF attachment protein: MADNEQKALQLIAEAEKKLASSKSFLGSLFGGSSKVEEAVECYQRAANLFKMAKNWSSAGSTFYEAAELHAKAGSRHDAATNYVDAANSFKKSDINEAISCLLKAIEIYTDMGRFTMAAKHHQSIAEMYESEAMDLERAVHHYEQAADYFRGEESNSSANKCLLKVAQYAAQLENYDKAIQIYEQVASASLESSLLKYSAKEYFFRAALCHLCVDTLNAQHAIERYQEQYPAFQDSREYKLIKTLIEHIEDENLEGFTEAVKEYDSISRLDQWYTTVLLRIKKQVDVNPNLR, from the exons ATGGCTGACAACGAACAGAAAGCGTTACAATTAATAGCCGAGGCCGAGAAGAAGCTAGCATCTTCCAAGAGCTTCCTGGGTTCTCTATTTGG TGGGTCATCGAAGGTTGAAGAAGCTGTAGAATGTTACCAACGTGCTGCAAACTTGTTCAAGATGGCAAAGAATTGGAGTTCAGCAGGGAGTACATTCTATGAAGCAGCAGAATTGCATGCCAAGGCGGGTAGTCGTCACGATGCAGCTACCAATTATGTAGATGCTGCtaattctttcaaaaaatCTGATATAAATG aGGCAATTAGTTGCCTGTTAAAGGCTATTGAAATTTACACCGACATGGGTCGGTTCACAATGGCAGCCAAGCATCATCAAAGTATAGCTGAGATGTATGAAAGCGAAGCCATGGATCTTGAGAGAGCAGTTCATCATTATGAACAAGCTGCTGACTACTTTCGTGGAGAGGAGAGCAATTCCTCTGCCAATAAATGTCTTTTGAAAGTTGCACAGTATGCTGCTCAGCTTGAAAATTATGATAAGGCTATACAAATTTATGAACAG GTTGCATCTGCATCTTTAGAAAGTTCTCTGTTAAAATACAGCGCGAAGGAATACTTTTTCCGGGCAGCACTGTGTCACTTGTGTGTTGATACATTGAACGCGCAACACGCGATTGAACGTTATCAGGAACAATATCCTGCATTCCAGGATTCTAGAGAATACAAATTGATAAAG ACACTAATAGAACACATTGAGGACGAAAACCTCGAAGGTTTTACAGAAGCGGTAAAGGAATACGATTCGATTTCGCGATTGGATCAATGGTACACGACagtattattacgtattaaaaaGCAAGTTGACGTTAATCCAAATCTACGCTGA
- the LOC139994191 gene encoding zinc finger protein 706, whose product MARGQQKIQSQAKAAEKAAKVKKQQGHSANEQKKAAQKALVHVCIVCKAQMPDPKTYKQHFENKHPKNDLPEDLKNI is encoded by the exons ATGGCTCGTGGACAACAAAAGATTCAGTCACAAGCTAAGGCAGCCGAGAAGGCTGCGAAAGTAAAAAAGCAACAAGGACATAGTGCTAATGAACAAAAAAAGGCTGCACAGAAAGCTTTAGTACACGTGTGCATAGTTTGTAAG GCACAAATGCCAGATCCAAAGACATACAAACAACACTTTGAAAACAAACATCCTAAGAATGACTTACCAGAAGACTTAAAGAATATATGA
- the Gnmt gene encoding glycine N-methyltransferase, whose protein sequence is MDSIFRTRSLGTAAEGVRDQYADGRAAKVWEVFIGDKNQRTQNYRDFLVGMLRDKGCKKILDVACGTGVDSVMLLEEGFEVLSVDASDKMLKYALKARWERRKEPAFDNWEIEEANWLTLPKDIRHLIGDGFDAVICLGNSFAHMPDTFGDQREQRQALLNFEHCVKPGGLLLIDHRNYDDIIDTGNVPAKCIYYNSQRTTNIKSSVLFVSGKPSIVTLDYMITLDEGKEEEEQVSEFRLSYYPHRLNVFKDMLDEAFHYRAKHTIYGDFKPLEEIKNPGFYIHVMEKPEYANLIKL, encoded by the exons ATGGATTCCATATTTCGCACGAGGTCGTTAGGTACAGCTGCAGAAGGTGTTCGAGATCAGTATGCTGACGGGAGAGCAGCTAAAGTATGGGAAGTGTTTATAGGcgataaaaatcaaagaacgCAGAATTATCGTGACTTTTTGGTCGGTATGCTGAGAGATAAGGGATGCAAGAAAATTTTGGATGTAGCATGCGGGACTGGTGTGGACTCGGTGATGCTACTCGAGGAGGGTTTCGAAGTGCTCAGTGTAGACGCTTCGGATAAGATGTTAAAATATGCTTTGAAGGCACGATGGGAACGCAGAAAGGAGCCAGCGTTTGACAATTGGG AAATTGAAGAGGCGAACTGGTTGACTTTACCAAAGGATATTCGTCATTTAATAGGAGATGGATTTGATGCAGTAATTTGCTTGGGGAATAGTTTTGCTCACATGCCTGACACTTTTGGAGATCAAAGAGAACAAAG GCAAgcattattgaattttgaacACTGCGTGAAACCCGGTGGCTTGTTGCTGATTGATCACAGAAATTACGATGATATAATTGATACTGGAAATGTACCGGCGAAATGCATATATTACAAT AGTCAACGTACAACAAACATTAAATCATCGGTACTATTCGTTTCGGGAAAACCATCGATCGTCACCTTAGATTATATGATAACCTTGGATGAAgggaaggaagaggaagagcaAGTCAGCGAATTCAGACTGTCCTATTATCCACACAGGTTAAATGTGTTCAAGGACATGTTGGACGAAGCGTTCCATTACAGGGCCAAGCACACTATCTACGGCGATTTTAAACCTttggaagaaataaagaatcCTGGTTTCTATATCCACGTAATGGAGAAACCAGAATatgcaaatttaataaaactgtaa